A stretch of Bradyrhizobium sp. CCBAU 53338 DNA encodes these proteins:
- a CDS encoding PAS domain-containing protein, whose translation MLQLEKYFDPSDILRFLEEKIGTGVWRCDAEGRMQWSRGFYGLLGLDPHSVAPSYAELERRIHPEDRGPPRDPRESVFDRFLLEGEFRITRPNRALRWIRVQSETFLNAAGEPECVLGIAVDVTEQRRSPQPLRIEAGRYAALTQVAGGFLWVGSRDGRITALLNAENKPDAQRFFGKGWVDLLPEEEREAALQSWATAAETGQPYDVEHRLRQSDGSYRWYHCRAVPVTEADGSIREWLGISTDVHQERFSIQHAATSRLTGAQLRAARGMLNWSVKQLAARTGISAAVIRRLEEENGLLRLPDETLTVLRDALSSAGIEFTFGAGKPGVRPR comes from the coding sequence TTGCTCCAACTGGAAAAATATTTCGACCCTTCGGATATACTTCGTTTTCTTGAAGAAAAAATCGGGACTGGCGTCTGGCGCTGCGACGCCGAGGGCCGGATGCAGTGGTCGCGTGGCTTCTACGGCCTGCTGGGGCTTGATCCCCATTCCGTCGCGCCCTCCTACGCGGAGCTCGAGCGACGAATTCATCCGGAGGATCGTGGGCCACCGCGTGATCCGCGCGAATCGGTCTTCGACCGGTTCCTGCTCGAGGGCGAGTTTCGTATCACCCGGCCCAATCGGGCGCTGCGCTGGATCCGCGTCCAATCCGAGACATTTCTCAATGCTGCCGGCGAGCCCGAATGCGTGCTCGGTATCGCCGTCGACGTCACTGAACAGCGCAGGTCGCCGCAACCTCTCAGGATCGAGGCGGGCCGCTACGCGGCGCTGACGCAGGTCGCAGGCGGGTTTCTGTGGGTCGGTAGCCGGGATGGCCGGATCACCGCGCTGCTGAACGCGGAGAACAAGCCGGACGCGCAGCGATTCTTCGGCAAGGGCTGGGTCGATCTCCTGCCTGAAGAGGAACGTGAAGCGGCGTTGCAGAGCTGGGCGACCGCGGCCGAAACGGGACAGCCGTACGACGTCGAGCACCGGCTGCGCCAGTCCGACGGCTCTTATCGCTGGTATCATTGCAGGGCGGTGCCGGTCACGGAGGCGGATGGCAGCATTCGGGAGTGGCTGGGAATCTCCACGGACGTGCACCAGGAGCGATTTTCGATCCAGCACGCAGCGACGTCGCGGCTGACCGGCGCTCAGCTGCGCGCGGCCCGCGGCATGCTGAATTGGTCGGTGAAGCAACTGGCCGCGCGAACCGGGATTTCCGCCGCCGTGATTCGCCGGCTCGAGGAAGAGAATGGCCTGTTGCGACTGCCCGACGAGACGTTGACCGTTCTTCGCGACGCGCTTTCGTCTGCCGGCATCGAGTTCACGTTCGGAGCCGGGAAGCCCGGCGTGAGGCCAAGATGA
- a CDS encoding RidA family protein — MSIQRFETGPRMSQVVVHGNTVYLAGVVASNAAGESVTKQTQDILKTIDGHLAKAGTDKSKLLSATIYITDMKTFQEMNAVWDGWVSPGNTPARATVEAKLAAPQYTVEIMVTAAK; from the coding sequence ATGAGCATTCAGCGTTTTGAAACCGGCCCGCGCATGAGCCAGGTCGTGGTGCACGGCAACACCGTCTATCTCGCCGGCGTCGTCGCCAGCAACGCGGCCGGCGAAAGCGTGACCAAGCAGACCCAGGACATCCTGAAGACCATCGACGGCCATCTCGCCAAGGCCGGCACCGACAAGTCGAAGCTGCTGTCGGCCACGATCTACATCACCGACATGAAGACGTTCCAGGAAATGAACGCCGTGTGGGACGGCTGGGTGTCGCCCGGCAACACCCCGGCCCGCGCAACCGTCGAAGCCAAGCTGGCCGCGCCGCAGTATACCGTCGAGATCATGGTGACCGCGGCGAAGTAA
- a CDS encoding PHB depolymerase family esterase — MRSYTAQLPARKPAPLVVVLHGKTQRGADMIARTAWPQVAKREGFAVVFPDGLNRAWADARTEAGRAGRGPPAGTDDVAFIAKLVEKFVADGAADAKRIYVTGISNGGAMTMTLLCTRADLFAAGASVIMNLTDELAAACHPSRPLPMLIMNGTADPLIPYEGGRGASYFAAHGFWSTEKTVAFWRKLNGCGPGDADATEMPDRAPDDQSTVTRITSRCPEGHDVLLYRINDGGHRMPGVAPDARFPKVATGLLGPQNADIDGAETIWAFFSRFR; from the coding sequence ATGCGATCGTACACCGCGCAATTGCCGGCACGGAAACCTGCGCCGCTCGTCGTCGTGTTGCACGGCAAGACCCAGCGCGGCGCCGATATGATCGCACGGACGGCGTGGCCGCAGGTGGCGAAGCGCGAAGGCTTTGCCGTGGTGTTTCCTGACGGCCTCAACCGCGCCTGGGCCGATGCGCGGACCGAAGCGGGGCGCGCCGGACGCGGTCCGCCCGCAGGCACGGACGATGTCGCCTTCATCGCAAAGCTGGTCGAGAAATTCGTGGCCGACGGCGCCGCGGACGCGAAGCGCATCTATGTCACAGGCATCTCCAACGGCGGGGCAATGACGATGACGCTGCTCTGCACCCGCGCCGATCTGTTTGCGGCCGGCGCCAGTGTGATCATGAACCTGACCGACGAGCTCGCGGCCGCCTGCCATCCGTCCCGGCCGCTGCCGATGCTGATCATGAACGGCACCGCCGATCCGCTGATCCCCTATGAGGGCGGGCGCGGGGCGAGCTATTTTGCCGCGCATGGATTCTGGTCAACCGAGAAGACCGTGGCATTCTGGCGCAAGCTCAATGGTTGCGGTCCGGGCGACGCCGACGCGACCGAAATGCCGGACAGGGCGCCGGATGATCAGTCCACGGTCACACGGATCACATCACGTTGCCCTGAAGGGCATGACGTCCTGCTCTATCGCATCAACGACGGCGGACACCGCATGCCCGGAGTTGCGCCGGATGCCCGTTTCCCGAAGGTTGCAACCGGCCTGCTCGGGCCGCAGAACGCCGACATCGACGGCGCCGAAACGATTTGGGCTTTCTTCAGCCGGTTTCGATGA